From the Rhodoferax mekongensis genome, one window contains:
- a CDS encoding ammonium transporter — protein MNMKKLLATLALGMSLLTAGTFALAQTAAPAADAPAATASAPEAAAPAAAPAAAPAAAEAAPAAAPAPVPNKGDTAWMTISTALVLFMTVPGLALFYGGLVRSKNMLSVLMQVFVVTALIYVLWAVYGYTLAFGGDGAFFGTFDKLFLKGITVDSVAATFSKGVVIPELTFVAFQATFAAITCALIVGAFAERIKFSAVLAFCVLWFTFSYLPMAHMVWYWAGPDAITDAASLEKVVAAAGYLWAKGALDFAGGTVVHINAAVAGLVGAYVVGKRIGYGKEPMAPHSLTLTMVGAAMLWFGWFGFNAGSNLEANGLTALAFINTLLATAAATLAWITGEALSRGKASMLGAASGAVAGLVAITPACGFVGPMGSIAIGLIGGFACLWGVNGLKRLLGADDSLDVFGVHGVGGIVGALLTGVFASPSLGGTGVYDYVANKVADGYSIGGQVWIQLQGVLVTLVWSGVVAFIAFKLVDLVIGLRVSEEEEREGLDISSHGETAYNR, from the coding sequence ATGAACATGAAAAAACTTCTCGCCACGCTGGCGCTCGGCATGAGCCTGCTGACAGCAGGAACATTCGCCCTGGCCCAAACCGCCGCTCCCGCCGCTGATGCGCCCGCGGCCACTGCCTCCGCTCCTGAAGCCGCTGCACCTGCAGCAGCCCCCGCAGCTGCTCCTGCCGCTGCTGAAGCGGCACCTGCTGCTGCACCTGCTCCCGTTCCCAACAAGGGCGACACCGCCTGGATGACTATCTCCACTGCGCTGGTTCTGTTCATGACAGTTCCCGGCTTGGCGTTGTTCTACGGCGGTCTGGTCCGCAGCAAGAACATGCTGTCCGTGCTGATGCAGGTGTTCGTAGTGACCGCACTGATCTATGTGCTGTGGGCTGTCTACGGATACACCTTGGCATTCGGCGGTGACGGTGCCTTCTTCGGTACTTTCGACAAGCTGTTCTTGAAGGGCATCACCGTGGACTCGGTGGCAGCTACCTTCAGCAAAGGTGTGGTGATTCCTGAGCTGACATTCGTCGCCTTCCAAGCCACATTTGCTGCCATCACCTGCGCTCTGATCGTGGGTGCATTCGCCGAGCGCATCAAGTTCTCTGCCGTGCTGGCTTTCTGCGTGCTCTGGTTCACCTTCAGCTACCTGCCCATGGCTCACATGGTCTGGTACTGGGCCGGCCCTGATGCGATCACTGACGCTGCTTCCCTGGAAAAAGTGGTGGCTGCTGCGGGTTACCTGTGGGCCAAGGGCGCACTGGACTTCGCTGGTGGCACTGTGGTGCACATCAACGCCGCGGTTGCCGGCTTGGTCGGTGCTTACGTAGTGGGCAAGCGTATCGGTTACGGCAAGGAACCCATGGCTCCTCACAGCCTGACATTGACCATGGTGGGCGCTGCCATGCTGTGGTTCGGCTGGTTCGGATTCAACGCCGGCTCCAACCTCGAAGCCAACGGCCTGACTGCTCTGGCCTTCATCAACACCTTGTTGGCAACTGCTGCTGCTACCTTGGCCTGGATTACCGGTGAAGCTTTGTCCCGCGGCAAGGCTTCCATGTTGGGTGCTGCCTCCGGTGCAGTGGCTGGCCTGGTTGCTATCACTCCTGCTTGCGGTTTCGTGGGCCCCATGGGTTCCATCGCCATCGGCCTGATCGGCGGCTTTGCCTGCCTGTGGGGTGTGAACGGTCTGAAGCGCCTGCTGGGTGCTGATGACTCTCTGGACGTGTTCGGTGTGCACGGTGTTGGCGGTATCGTCGGCGCTTTGTTGACCGGTGTGTTCGCATCGCCTTCCCTGGGTGGCACCGGCGTGTACGACTACGTGGCCAACAAGGTTGCTGATGGTTACTCCATCGGCGGCCAAGTGTGGATCCAGTTGCAAGGCGTGCTGGTGACCCTGGTGTGGTCCGGTGTGGTGGCATTCATTGCCTTCAAATTGGTGGACCTGGTGATCGGTCTGCGCGTCTCTGAAGAAGAAGAGCGCGAAGGTCTGGACATCTCCAGCCACGGTGAAACTGCTTACAACCGCTAA
- the glnK gene encoding P-II family nitrogen regulator, with protein MKLVTAIIKPFKLDEVREALSGMGVQGITVTEVKGFGRQKGHTELYRGAEYVVDFLPKVKIEAAIDDALVERVIEAVEGAARTGKIGDGKIFVYDLEQVVRIRTGETGKEAL; from the coding sequence ATGAAACTCGTGACGGCCATCATTAAACCGTTCAAGCTCGATGAGGTGCGCGAAGCCTTGTCCGGCATGGGTGTGCAAGGCATTACCGTGACCGAAGTCAAAGGCTTCGGCCGTCAAAAGGGCCACACAGAGCTGTACCGCGGTGCAGAGTACGTGGTGGACTTTCTTCCCAAGGTCAAGATTGAAGCAGCGATTGACGACGCTCTGGTGGAGCGCGTGATCGAGGCTGTTGAGGGTGCAGCCCGTACCGGCAAGATCGGTGACGGCAAGATTTTTGTCTACGACTTGGAACAAGTGGTGCGTATCCGTACCGGTGAAACCGGCAAAGAAGCGCTGTAA
- a CDS encoding YifB family Mg chelatase-like AAA ATPase, whose translation MSLSLVQSRALLGLEAVQVTVEVHLANGLPSFTLVGLADVEVKEARERVRCAIQNSGLEFPNNKRITVNLAPADLPKDSGRLDLPIALGILAASGQIDAGALAGFEFAGELSLSGELRSVRGALAMALALRKTSARPQLVLPPGNAEEAALVPDSRVIRARHLLDVVHHFAPGGQAKDADGTPLEQDPDGWVRVEAAAPQRASIGPDLADVKGQVAAKRALEIAAAGGHSLLLVGPPGSGKSMLAQRFAHLLPDLDTDEALESAAIGSLCGRFDMQRWGQRPTCSPHHSASAVALVGGGSPPRPGEISLAHHGVLFLDELPEFPRPALEALREPLETGTITIARAARRAEFPARFQLIAAMNPCPCGYLGSSIRACRCTPDQVSRYQGKLSGPLMDRIDLHVEVPALAAEDLLNSTPGEGSAAIRERSQIARARAVQRQGSSNQALAGQAIDQFVALDPAASKFLQTAAAQLGWSARSTHRTLKIARTIADLSGAESTQLAHVAEAMQYRRVLKAAG comes from the coding sequence ATGAGCTTGTCTTTGGTGCAAAGTCGCGCCTTATTGGGGCTGGAAGCGGTGCAAGTGACGGTGGAGGTGCATCTGGCAAACGGTTTGCCGAGCTTCACCCTGGTCGGTCTGGCGGATGTGGAAGTCAAAGAAGCCCGCGAGCGGGTGCGCTGTGCCATCCAGAACAGTGGTCTGGAGTTCCCGAACAACAAGCGGATCACCGTAAACCTTGCCCCGGCCGACCTGCCCAAAGATTCCGGGCGACTGGATTTGCCGATTGCGCTGGGCATTCTGGCGGCCAGCGGGCAGATCGATGCCGGTGCATTGGCCGGATTTGAATTTGCGGGGGAGTTGTCACTGTCCGGTGAATTGCGTTCTGTGCGAGGCGCTTTGGCCATGGCTCTGGCTTTGCGCAAGACCAGCGCCCGCCCGCAATTGGTATTACCGCCCGGCAACGCTGAGGAGGCAGCGCTGGTACCCGACTCCAGGGTCATCCGTGCGAGGCATTTGCTGGATGTGGTGCACCACTTTGCACCGGGAGGCCAAGCCAAGGATGCCGATGGCACTCCCTTGGAACAGGACCCCGACGGATGGGTACGGGTAGAAGCTGCAGCTCCTCAGCGCGCCAGCATCGGCCCGGACCTCGCTGATGTCAAAGGGCAGGTAGCCGCCAAACGTGCCTTGGAGATTGCTGCCGCCGGAGGCCATAGTCTCCTGTTGGTCGGCCCGCCAGGCTCCGGAAAGTCCATGTTGGCGCAGCGGTTTGCTCATTTGTTGCCGGATCTGGATACCGATGAGGCCTTGGAAAGTGCAGCCATTGGTAGCTTGTGCGGACGGTTTGATATGCAACGATGGGGGCAGCGCCCCACCTGCAGCCCGCACCACTCTGCGAGCGCCGTGGCCTTGGTGGGCGGGGGCTCACCTCCACGCCCCGGTGAAATCTCGTTGGCGCACCACGGTGTCTTGTTTCTGGATGAACTCCCGGAGTTTCCACGCCCTGCCCTGGAGGCGCTGCGGGAGCCGCTGGAGACCGGCACCATTACCATTGCTCGGGCCGCCCGGCGTGCCGAGTTTCCGGCACGATTCCAGTTGATTGCGGCCATGAACCCCTGCCCTTGCGGTTATCTGGGCTCCAGCATCCGGGCCTGTCGCTGCACGCCGGACCAGGTTTCGCGCTATCAGGGCAAACTCAGCGGCCCCTTGATGGACCGCATCGACCTGCATGTCGAAGTACCGGCTTTAGCTGCGGAAGACCTGCTGAACAGCACACCCGGCGAGGGCAGTGCTGCCATCCGCGAACGCAGCCAAATTGCAAGGGCGCGCGCTGTCCAGCGCCAAGGCAGCAGCAACCAGGCGCTCGCAGGCCAGGCCATTGACCAGTTTGTGGCGCTGGATCCGGCAGCCTCCAAGTTTTTGCAAACTGCCGCAGCGCAATTGGGGTGGTCCGCCCGCAGCACCCACCGGACCCTGAAGATTGCGCGCACTATTGCGGACCTCTCAGGTGCGGAATCCACCCAGCTGGCCCATGTGGCCGAAGCCATGCAATACCGTCGCGTCCTGAAGGCAGCAGGCTGA
- the glcF gene encoding glycolate oxidase subunit GlcF: protein MQTHLAPEYQNTADGQAAEAILRKCVHCGFCTATCPTYQLLGDELDGPRGRIYLMKQVLEGQEPTRATQMHLDRCLTCRNCESTCPSGVDYGHLVDIGRKLVDAKVPRPAGEKALRWALKEGLPSPLFGPAMKLGQLVRPLLPQALKNKVPVPQDAGAWPARTHARKALMLAGCVQPAMSPNINSATARVLDAAGIQPVVAPAAGCCGAVKFHLNDQDGGKAQMRANIDAWWPYVEQGVDTLVMNASGCGATVKDYGHILRDDPVYAEKAARISALTKDLSELLPELVPVLKPRLQLGADTPALVFHPPCTLQHGQKLKGGVETHMAALGFAVRVAANEAHLCCGSAGTYSVLNPEISYQLRDRKLGHLAPAAHEVIISANIGCISHLQSGTETAVRHWVEVLDAALTSTG from the coding sequence ATGCAAACCCACCTCGCCCCCGAATACCAGAATACCGCCGATGGCCAGGCCGCAGAAGCCATTCTTCGCAAATGTGTGCACTGCGGCTTTTGCACCGCGACCTGCCCTACCTACCAATTGCTGGGCGACGAGCTGGATGGGCCACGCGGCCGCATTTACCTGATGAAACAGGTGTTGGAGGGGCAAGAACCCACCCGCGCAACCCAGATGCACCTGGACCGCTGCCTGACCTGCCGCAACTGCGAAAGCACCTGCCCCAGCGGTGTGGACTACGGGCATCTGGTAGACATTGGCCGCAAACTGGTGGATGCCAAAGTGCCCCGCCCCGCTGGCGAAAAAGCCCTGCGCTGGGCTCTCAAAGAGGGCCTGCCGTCTCCCCTGTTCGGGCCGGCCATGAAGCTGGGCCAGCTGGTGCGTCCGCTCTTGCCCCAGGCCCTGAAAAACAAGGTGCCGGTGCCGCAGGATGCAGGCGCCTGGCCCGCACGGACCCATGCGCGCAAAGCCTTGATGCTGGCCGGTTGCGTGCAACCCGCCATGTCGCCCAACATCAACAGCGCCACCGCACGCGTGCTGGATGCGGCAGGCATACAGCCTGTCGTAGCCCCCGCCGCCGGTTGCTGCGGTGCGGTGAAATTCCACCTGAACGACCAGGACGGTGGCAAAGCCCAAATGCGCGCCAATATCGATGCCTGGTGGCCCTACGTTGAGCAAGGCGTGGACACTTTGGTGATGAATGCTTCCGGATGCGGCGCCACCGTGAAAGACTATGGCCACATCCTGCGCGATGACCCGGTCTACGCGGAAAAGGCCGCCCGCATCAGCGCGTTGACCAAGGATTTGAGCGAGCTATTGCCGGAACTCGTGCCCGTGTTGAAACCACGCCTGCAGCTCGGCGCTGACACGCCTGCCTTGGTGTTCCACCCGCCCTGTACATTGCAGCACGGCCAGAAGCTCAAGGGTGGCGTCGAGACGCATATGGCCGCATTGGGCTTCGCCGTGCGGGTCGCTGCCAACGAGGCCCACCTCTGTTGTGGGTCGGCCGGCACCTATTCGGTGCTGAATCCTGAGATTTCCTACCAGCTACGTGACCGCAAACTGGGCCATCTGGCACCTGCCGCCCACGAGGTCATCATCAGTGCCAATATCGGATGCATCAGCCATCTGCAGAGTGGTACCGAAACCGCAGTCCGTCACTGGGTGGAAGTGTTGGATGCCGCATTGACTTCCACCGGCTGA
- a CDS encoding aldose 1-epimerase yields MSTPLTLRHGPLRCDICPELGGSIAGMWMNEVPVMRSTQGTELTSVRQSASFPLVPFSNRIGYGQLQWSGTSHPLVKNFDPEPHTIHGIGWERPWTVLESTESFALLAMEHKADAAWPFDFDCSQVFKLEGDALDMSLSVTNQSRTPAPVGLGWHPYFVKRPDATVQFAASGRWEMAADKLPTHREPHAGLSQATAALTVDHCFDGWDGVLTLKDSQLQVTVRSALSRLVVFTTPERDNIAVEPVSHVNNALNLMGATGASAESLGVVILQPGESFSCSMRVEVRSTQEVQA; encoded by the coding sequence ATGAGTACGCCCCTGACCCTGCGCCATGGACCCTTGCGCTGCGACATCTGCCCCGAACTCGGCGGCTCCATTGCCGGCATGTGGATGAATGAGGTTCCGGTGATGCGGTCTACCCAGGGCACAGAGCTCACGAGCGTGCGCCAATCAGCGAGCTTTCCGCTCGTGCCATTTTCCAACCGCATCGGCTATGGGCAGCTGCAATGGTCCGGCACCAGCCACCCGTTGGTGAAAAACTTTGACCCCGAACCCCATACCATCCACGGCATCGGCTGGGAGCGGCCCTGGACGGTGTTGGAGAGCACGGAGAGCTTCGCTTTGCTGGCTATGGAGCACAAGGCAGACGCCGCCTGGCCGTTTGACTTTGATTGCTCGCAAGTATTCAAACTCGAAGGCGACGCCCTGGACATGAGTCTGAGCGTGACCAACCAGAGCCGGACCCCCGCACCAGTGGGACTGGGCTGGCACCCCTACTTCGTTAAGCGTCCCGACGCGACAGTGCAGTTCGCAGCCAGTGGCCGCTGGGAAATGGCGGCCGACAAACTACCTACCCATCGCGAGCCCCATGCCGGGCTGAGTCAAGCGACCGCCGCCTTAACGGTGGACCATTGTTTTGACGGCTGGGATGGTGTGCTCACGCTCAAGGACAGCCAACTGCAGGTCACCGTGCGCTCTGCGCTCAGCCGCCTGGTGGTGTTCACCACGCCAGAGCGCGACAACATCGCCGTGGAGCCGGTAAGCCATGTGAACAACGCGCTGAACCTGATGGGTGCCACCGGCGCCAGCGCAGAGAGCCTGGGGGTCGTCATCTTGCAGCCGGGTGAAAGCTTCAGTTGCAGCATGCGGGTGGAAGTGCGTTCTACCCAAGAGGTGCAGGCATGA
- a CDS encoding SMP-30/gluconolactonase/LRE family protein, whose translation MSWQALSDDVFELGESPFWHPSEQQLYWVDIPGKAILRANIYMGFVQRWDMPSEPGCIAPAAKGGLVIALRDGVFRAQEWGGELERIATLPYDTAVIRANDGKCDALGRFWVGTIDEPKAGRAAELFSVDCRSGSPIVQRHAGDALTANGLAWSPDNGAVYWSDTPNHLTHAWDYDLASNLLSAHRVWRTYEPKPAGWTFENTAYAGRPDGAAVDVEGNYYAAMFEGRRICKFAPDGRLLASWETPAQCPTMPCFGGEDLKTLYITTARHGRSAAELVQFPLSGAVFFMRVDVAGLPVHFFAD comes from the coding sequence ATGAGCTGGCAGGCCCTGAGCGACGACGTGTTCGAACTGGGTGAATCCCCGTTCTGGCATCCGAGTGAGCAGCAACTGTATTGGGTGGATATTCCCGGCAAGGCAATCTTGCGTGCCAATATTTACATGGGCTTTGTGCAGCGTTGGGACATGCCCAGCGAGCCCGGTTGCATTGCACCGGCTGCCAAGGGTGGTTTGGTCATCGCCCTGCGCGACGGGGTGTTCCGCGCGCAGGAGTGGGGCGGCGAGCTTGAGCGCATTGCCACCTTGCCCTACGACACCGCAGTGATTCGTGCCAACGATGGCAAGTGCGATGCACTGGGGCGTTTCTGGGTAGGCACCATTGATGAACCCAAGGCCGGCCGTGCAGCAGAGCTCTTTTCGGTGGACTGCCGCTCCGGCAGCCCCATAGTGCAGCGCCATGCCGGTGACGCGTTGACCGCCAACGGCTTGGCATGGAGCCCCGACAACGGCGCCGTCTACTGGTCGGATACGCCCAACCACCTCACCCACGCCTGGGACTATGACCTCGCGTCCAACCTCCTGAGCGCGCACCGGGTTTGGCGCACTTATGAGCCCAAACCCGCGGGATGGACGTTCGAAAACACGGCCTACGCCGGCCGGCCCGACGGTGCCGCCGTGGATGTAGAGGGTAACTATTACGCCGCGATGTTCGAGGGGCGGCGCATCTGCAAATTCGCGCCCGATGGCCGTTTGCTCGCCAGCTGGGAGACCCCGGCGCAGTGCCCGACCATGCCTTGCTTCGGGGGCGAGGACCTTAAAACGCTGTACATCACCACTGCGCGCCACGGCCGCAGTGCGGCCGAGCTGGTGCAGTTTCCCCTGTCGGGAGCGGTGTTTTTCATGCGGGTCGATGTGGCCGGTCTGCCGGTCCATTTTTTCGCGGATTGA
- the glcE gene encoding glycolate oxidase subunit GlcE, with product MSPSSDALQPFVDQIRQAAAQRTPLQIRGGGSKDFVGCLQPAALLDTRSLTGVVDYAPSELVVTVAAGTPLSELEKLLLAQGQCLPFEPPHFGWSGSASQATVGGMVASGLAGPARASVGSVRDYVLGLQLINGHGELLTFGGQVMKNVAGYDVSRLMAGAMGTLGLITEVSLKVLPLAPSEATLVFPLPQADALEHLHRWGGEPLPLNASCWVHDATAGQAGRDLLFVRLRGAAAAVEAACARMLKEVPGERMDTAQAAADWALCRDQKLPFFTAGGQADYVLWRLSVAQTAPVLDLPWPQLVEWHGGLRWLWAPLQAGARLQAAAKAAGGNATVFVAAGADTTGAKCQNHSQSAGQGALLKRLKAAFDPGGIFNPGRLYSDF from the coding sequence ATGTCCCCATCTTCCGACGCCCTTCAGCCCTTCGTTGACCAGATCCGCCAAGCCGCTGCGCAGCGCACGCCGCTGCAGATCCGTGGTGGCGGCAGCAAAGACTTTGTTGGCTGTCTGCAACCGGCAGCTTTGTTGGATACCCGCAGTTTGACCGGAGTGGTGGACTACGCTCCCAGCGAGCTGGTGGTCACCGTAGCTGCAGGCACGCCTTTGTCAGAGCTCGAAAAGCTTTTGCTCGCCCAAGGGCAGTGCCTGCCCTTCGAGCCGCCGCACTTCGGATGGTCCGGCAGTGCCAGCCAAGCCACCGTCGGGGGTATGGTGGCCAGCGGGTTGGCCGGTCCGGCCCGCGCCAGCGTAGGCAGTGTGCGCGACTATGTGCTGGGTCTCCAACTCATCAACGGTCATGGCGAGCTGCTCACCTTCGGGGGCCAGGTCATGAAGAATGTGGCGGGTTATGACGTGTCGCGACTCATGGCAGGCGCCATGGGCACGCTGGGTTTGATCACCGAGGTCTCCCTCAAGGTGCTGCCGCTTGCGCCCAGTGAGGCGACTTTGGTGTTCCCCCTGCCACAAGCGGACGCACTGGAGCACTTGCACCGCTGGGGCGGCGAGCCCTTGCCCTTGAATGCCAGTTGCTGGGTGCATGACGCAACTGCAGGGCAAGCGGGGCGGGATCTGTTGTTTGTCCGGCTGCGGGGTGCTGCAGCGGCTGTGGAAGCGGCGTGCGCTCGCATGCTGAAAGAGGTGCCCGGGGAGCGTATGGACACTGCGCAAGCGGCTGCAGATTGGGCCTTGTGCCGCGACCAGAAGCTCCCTTTCTTCACCGCTGGAGGCCAAGCCGACTACGTGCTGTGGCGCCTGTCGGTCGCCCAGACTGCGCCAGTGCTGGACCTGCCCTGGCCCCAGTTGGTGGAATGGCATGGCGGCCTGCGTTGGCTCTGGGCGCCCTTGCAGGCAGGCGCACGCTTGCAGGCGGCCGCCAAAGCTGCGGGCGGAAATGCTACTGTTTTTGTAGCTGCTGGCGCAGATACTACGGGCGCCAAGTGTCAAAATCATTCGCAATCTGCGGGGCAGGGCGCTTTGCTCAAGCGCTTGAAGGCTGCATTCGACCCGGGCGGCATTTTCAACCCCGGTCGCCTCTACTCCGACTTCTGA